Proteins encoded in a region of the Spiroplasma endosymbiont of Amphimallon solstitiale genome:
- a CDS encoding phage terminase large subunit, translated as MLSNFGYLLDIAKRMYLKQPLNITKIKQLGSRKSGKTFSDIEFLGILLMLENINIHAYLIRNMSKQLNDSWQELKQIIRATYPSINFIISETKKTIEFNGSKITCKYLHAQDNSNVKLTGLASNYLYDYVIIWSDERYEITENNYQDLKDAIRGANQLLEIESCNPWSILNEFIKKTINACPQNEKQIINEYEQFTIIDKTIYHYQNWKLNSHLKDSDKQQLLEIETLDPISARVRSHGLVGYESGGIYSHLLPKISRVIQKSYRFSAGLDYGFKDDALACLLIGFDYDFNFVNVIDCLKIENKLIRYDNKQLARLVVEFYIKLAKENNLLYEYGLTVYCDFSNYTFIEMLNDTAIKYQVNSWLYFKDCVKLRLEFRIGKNVALMASERLEPV; from the coding sequence ATGTTAAGTAATTTTGGTTATTTATTAGATATTGCTAAAAGAATGTATTTAAAACAACCTTTAAATATTACTAAAATTAAACAATTAGGTAGTCGTAAATCTGGTAAAACATTTAGTGATATTGAATTTCTTGGAATTTTATTAATGTTAGAAAATATTAATATTCATGCTTATTTAATTCGTAATATGTCAAAACAATTAAATGATAGTTGACAAGAATTAAAACAAATTATTAGAGCAACTTATCCAAGTATTAATTTTATTATTAGTGAAACTAAAAAAACTATTGAATTTAATGGTAGTAAAATCACTTGTAAATATTTACATGCACAAGATAATAGTAATGTTAAATTAACTGGATTAGCAAGTAATTATTTATATGATTATGTAATTATATGAAGTGATGAAAGATATGAAATTACTGAAAATAATTATCAAGATTTAAAAGATGCTATTCGTGGTGCAAATCAATTATTAGAAATTGAAAGTTGTAATCCTTGGTCAATTCTTAATGAATTTATTAAAAAAACTATAAATGCTTGTCCACAAAATGAAAAGCAAATTATTAATGAATATGAACAATTTACTATTATTGATAAAACTATTTATCATTATCAAAATTGGAAACTTAATAGTCATTTAAAAGATAGTGATAAACAACAATTATTAGAAATAGAAACTCTTGACCCAATATCTGCAAGAGTAAGAAGTCATGGTTTAGTAGGTTATGAATCTGGTGGAATATATTCACATTTACTTCCTAAAATTAGTAGAGTAATACAAAAAAGTTATAGATTTAGTGCTGGATTAGATTATGGGTTTAAAGATGATGCATTAGCATGTTTATTAATAGGTTTTGATTATGATTTTAATTTTGTTAATGTTATTGATTGTTTAAAAATAGAAAATAAATTAATTCGTTATGATAATAAGCAATTAGCAAGATTAGTAGTTGAATTTTATATTAAATTAGCAAAAGAAAATAATCTGTTATATGAATATGGTTTAACTGTATATTGTGATTTTAGTAATTACACATTTATTGAAATGTTAAATGATACAGCAATTAAATATCAAGTTAATTCATGATTATATTTTAAAGATTGTGTGAAATTAAGACTTGAGTTTAGAATAGGTAAGAATGTGGCTTTAATGGCTTCAGAACGCTTAGAACCTGTTTAG
- the cmk gene encoding (d)CMP kinase — MYPKINIAIDGPAASGKSAAAYLLSKKIDYQFMDTGIMYRSFTNYCLKNKIAFESEDLILAALQLFDIRWVNGHFLFNDQPPTEEIYDKNVTSRVPIIASLSEVRKVMVARIQEMVRNQGFIVVGRDISSVVLPDAQLKIFLTSSLHARSERRYKQYIKEGINITQEQVYNDMVIRDNVDKTRSTGQLVIVEDAVILDNSDYNLQTTVDKLKILYDNYFSHKK, encoded by the coding sequence ATGTACCCAAAGATTAATATTGCAATAGATGGTCCAGCAGCTAGTGGTAAATCAGCAGCAGCATATTTGCTTTCTAAAAAAATTGATTATCAATTTATGGATACAGGAATTATGTATCGTAGTTTTACTAATTATTGTTTAAAAAATAAAATTGCTTTTGAAAGTGAAGATTTAATACTTGCAGCATTACAACTTTTTGATATAAGATGAGTTAATGGTCATTTTTTATTTAATGATCAACCACCAACAGAAGAAATTTATGATAAAAATGTTACTAGTAGAGTACCAATAATTGCTTCGTTATCTGAAGTTAGAAAAGTTATGGTTGCTAGAATTCAAGAAATGGTTAGAAATCAAGGCTTTATTGTCGTTGGCAGAGATATTAGTAGTGTTGTTTTACCTGATGCTCAATTAAAGATTTTTTTAACTTCTAGTTTACACGCTCGTAGTGAAAGAAGATATAAACAGTATATTAAAGAGGGTATTAATATTACGCAAGAACAAGTATATAACGATATGGTAATTCGTGATAATGTTGATAAAACTCGTAGCACTGGTCAACTAGTAATTGTTGAAGATGCAGTTATTTTAGATAATAGTGATTATAATTTACAAACGACCGTTGATAAATTAAAAATTTTATATGATAATTACTTTAGTCATAAAAAATAA
- a CDS encoding IS30 family transposase: protein MYHYFSTKLKKNYALDIIANFLKENKIKSISTKTLYNMFKTNRMGFDENNLLRKGKNKPHKQKETRGRINNCKSIHERNLIIPNIKNIEEFGHLEGDTIIGKDHKSSIITLADIWSKTTIPLATKNNKSENITKSIIKFISKLQKGTVKTITFDRGKEFSKWKLIEKNCNVKIYFADPSKPCQRGLNENNNGILRRYLPKSTDLSSYKQKDLNTIAFQINSTPRKSLSYKRPIDLIQLF from the coding sequence ATGTATCATTACTTTTCTACAAAATTAAAGAAAAATTATGCTCTTGATATAATTGCTAATTTTTTAAAGGAAAATAAAATAAAAAGTATTTCAACAAAAACTTTATATAACATGTTTAAAACAAATCGAATGGGTTTTGATGAAAATAACTTATTGAGAAAAGGAAAAAATAAACCTCACAAACAAAAAGAAACTAGGGGCAGAATTAATAATTGTAAGTCTATTCATGAAAGAAATTTAATCATTCCTAATATTAAAAATATAGAAGAATTTGGTCATTTAGAGGGTGATACTATCATTGGTAAAGATCATAAAAGTTCTATTATTACTTTAGCTGATATATGATCAAAAACCACAATTCCTTTAGCAACTAAAAATAATAAATCAGAAAATATTACAAAAAGTATAATAAAATTTATTTCAAAGTTACAAAAAGGAACAGTTAAAACTATTACTTTTGATCGTGGTAAAGAATTTAGTAAATGAAAATTAATCGAAAAAAATTGTAATGTTAAGATTTATTTTGCAGATCCTAGTAAACCTTGTCAAAGAGGTTTAAATGAAAATAATAATGGTATTTTAAGAAGATATTTACCAAAATCTACAGATCTATCTTCATATAAACAAAAAGATTTAAATACTATAGCATTTCAAATTAATTCTACACCCAGAAAATCACTATCTTATAAAAGACCAATAGATTTAATACAATTATTTTAA
- the der gene encoding ribosome biogenesis GTPase Der, giving the protein MNKLPKVVIVGRPNVGKSSIFNRILQKKVAIIEDMPGATRDRIYGIGEWLTQNFVIIDTGGITKTITNFTQQINQQVNIALAEADIVLFVCSYQEGLTHEDEDIAKLLYRTKKPVIIIANKYDNVQKDNDKIYDYLKVGFGEPILVSASHGVGFGDLLDMIITKLPKEVHTEKKEHINLAIIGRPNVGKSSLVNTILQENRVIVSPIAGTTTDAIDSNFVYNKKEYCVIDTAGIRRKGKITEYLEKYSLIRTTNAIERSDIVLFLLDGSVEIQEQDLTIAGMAKNLDKPVIIIVNKWDLVKKNEKTMQEFTKKIKEKFKYLEYSFVVYLSALENTRIHTLFATINEVLVNMNLRIKTSILNEIINKAQLINEPPYFKGGRLKIYYTTQVEKNPPTFILMVNDPQRCHFSYERFLINQIRERFGFQGVPIKLRFRMRKSLYNKQ; this is encoded by the coding sequence ATGAATAAGTTACCAAAAGTAGTAATTGTAGGACGCCCTAATGTTGGTAAATCTTCAATTTTTAATCGTATATTACAAAAAAAAGTAGCAATAATTGAAGATATGCCTGGAGCAACTAGAGATCGAATTTATGGCATTGGTGAATGATTAACACAAAATTTTGTGATTATTGATACGGGTGGTATTACTAAAACGATTACTAATTTTACTCAACAAATCAATCAACAAGTTAATATTGCTTTAGCTGAGGCTGATATTGTTTTATTTGTTTGTTCTTATCAAGAAGGTCTAACTCACGAAGATGAAGATATTGCCAAATTATTATACAGAACTAAAAAACCGGTTATTATTATTGCAAATAAATATGATAATGTTCAAAAAGATAATGATAAAATTTATGATTATTTAAAAGTTGGCTTTGGCGAACCAATTTTAGTATCTGCTAGTCATGGTGTTGGTTTTGGTGATTTATTAGATATGATAATTACTAAGTTACCAAAAGAGGTTCATACAGAAAAAAAAGAACATATTAATTTAGCAATTATTGGTCGTCCCAATGTTGGTAAATCAAGTTTAGTTAATACTATTCTTCAAGAGAATAGAGTTATTGTTTCACCAATAGCAGGAACAACAACTGATGCTATTGATAGTAATTTTGTTTATAATAAAAAAGAATATTGTGTTATTGATACTGCGGGAATTCGTAGAAAAGGAAAAATTACTGAATATTTAGAAAAATATAGTTTAATTAGAACTACTAATGCCATTGAACGTAGTGATATTGTTTTGTTTTTATTAGATGGTAGTGTTGAAATTCAAGAACAAGATTTAACAATAGCAGGAATGGCAAAAAATTTAGATAAGCCAGTTATTATTATTGTTAATAAATGAGATTTAGTTAAAAAAAATGAAAAAACAATGCAAGAGTTTACTAAAAAAATAAAAGAAAAATTTAAATACCTTGAGTATTCTTTTGTTGTATATTTATCTGCTTTAGAAAATACTAGAATTCATACTTTATTTGCTACTATTAATGAAGTATTAGTCAATATGAATTTAAGAATTAAAACAAGTATTCTTAATGAAATAATTAATAAAGCTCAATTAATTAATGAGCCGCCTTATTTTAAAGGTGGTAGATTAAAGATATATTACACAACACAGGTTGAAAAAAATCCGCCTACTTTTATTTTAATGGTAAATGATCCACAACGATGTCATTTTTCTTATGAACGTTTTTTAATTAATCAAATTCGTGAACGATTTGGTTTTCAGGGTGTACCAATTAAATTAAGATTTAGAATGCGTAAGTCATTGTATAATAAACAATAA
- a CDS encoding terminase small subunit encodes MYHYFSTKLKDFYVQEEKIKIRTIFNDAKKLRESLENYFIHCNEFKEVPTKLGMLIYLDITESTIRTWKQKKRNTFLQQINWAHSQIEHLNLQRYLTSNAGTSSWYLERAYVNKYHLSTKIDIKNNDNVAPIAISLENKGKNKC; translated from the coding sequence ATGTATCATTACTTTTCTACAAAATTAAAGGATTTTTATGTGCAAGAAGAAAAAATAAAAATAAGAACAATTTTTAATGATGCTAAAAAATTAAGAGAATCATTAGAAAATTATTTTATTCATTGTAATGAATTTAAAGAAGTTCCTACAAAATTAGGAATGTTAATTTATTTAGATATAACTGAAAGTACTATTAGGACTTGAAAACAAAAAAAGAGAAATACTTTTTTACAACAAATTAATTGAGCGCATTCTCAAATTGAACACTTAAATTTACAAAGATATTTAACTTCAAATGCTGGTACTTCATCATGATATTTAGAAAGAGCATATGTTAATAAATATCATTTATCAACTAAAATTGATATAAAGAACAATGATAACGTCGCCCCTATAGCAATTAGTTTAGAAAATAAAGGTAAGAATAAATGTTAA
- a CDS encoding PTS transporter subunit EIIC, whose amino-acid sequence MGLVFWKKHKEKNQTKNSNIELKTSKEKSPWNNVLKFLQDLGKALQFPIAVLPFAAILNRFGALGLTFTTTTDAGVMHVTNEVGYWISYIIQQPGKIVFDNLPLLFALGLAFGLAKDHRGEAALVGAVFYLAISAMTSIEHSLPEMLYKNVLTFTSSKGEKFSSLFYVEKFGTDGKTIIGGIYVLNIGVFGGIVAGCLSAVLYNKYKEIKLPQALSFFGGRRFAPMVALTITIPTALAFAIVWPWIQLVLMKFGQLIANPNNPAVAIPGTAVYGILNRLLLPFGLHQILNTFFWFQLPINGQIISPITGAASGTTEWVNGDINAFTRGIEGSGFFQSGFFPIMMGGIPAAALAMIMAAKKENRKMVSGFLGGVALVSFISGITEPIEFSFVFIAPLLLVIHALLTGIFIAITTALHIQVGFGFSAGIIDYCISFAQSWGFANHATGAYHITSNPLWVLLLIVAAGGVYFIVFYTLITKMNIETPGREEDFGVEENKVTTKSELSNKNLKSDKYTLMATKLIEAIGADNFVEIDNCATRLRLIVKDTSRVNLAKVKAAGAFGTKILSKEALQIVIGTDVEHVANAIKAQLQNSATLNIKTKVNL is encoded by the coding sequence ATGGGTTTAGTTTTCTGAAAAAAACATAAAGAGAAAAATCAAACAAAAAATAGTAATATTGAATTAAAAACCTCAAAAGAAAAAAGTCCTTGAAATAATGTTTTAAAATTTTTACAAGACTTAGGTAAAGCATTACAGTTTCCAATTGCAGTATTACCATTCGCTGCTATTTTAAACAGATTTGGAGCATTAGGACTTACATTTACTACTACAACTGATGCTGGTGTTATGCATGTTACTAATGAAGTGGGTTATTGAATTTCATATATTATTCAACAACCAGGAAAAATAGTATTTGATAATTTACCATTATTATTTGCTTTGGGTTTAGCATTTGGTTTAGCTAAAGATCATCGTGGTGAAGCTGCATTAGTTGGAGCAGTATTTTATTTGGCAATATCTGCAATGACGTCAATTGAACATTCATTACCAGAAATGTTATATAAAAATGTTTTAACTTTTACATCAAGTAAAGGTGAAAAATTTTCGTCATTATTTTATGTAGAAAAATTTGGAACAGATGGTAAAACTATTATCGGTGGTATTTATGTATTAAACATTGGTGTTTTTGGTGGAATTGTGGCAGGATGTTTATCTGCAGTTTTATATAATAAATATAAAGAAATCAAACTTCCTCAAGCATTATCATTCTTTGGTGGTAGAAGATTTGCACCAATGGTGGCTTTAACAATAACTATTCCCACTGCTTTGGCATTTGCTATTGTTTGACCATGAATTCAATTAGTATTAATGAAATTTGGTCAATTAATTGCTAATCCAAATAATCCAGCAGTTGCTATTCCAGGAACAGCAGTTTATGGAATATTAAATCGTTTATTATTACCTTTTGGATTACATCAAATCTTAAATACTTTTTTTTGATTTCAATTACCAATTAATGGTCAGATAATATCTCCAATTACAGGTGCTGCATCTGGAACAACGGAATGAGTAAATGGAGACATTAATGCTTTTACTAGAGGTATTGAAGGATCTGGATTTTTTCAATCAGGTTTCTTTCCTATTATGATGGGTGGTATTCCCGCTGCTGCCTTAGCTATGATTATGGCAGCTAAAAAAGAAAATAGAAAAATGGTATCAGGATTTTTAGGAGGAGTTGCTTTAGTTTCTTTTATTAGTGGAATCACTGAACCAATTGAATTTTCATTTGTATTTATTGCTCCATTATTATTAGTAATTCATGCCTTATTAACAGGGATATTTATTGCAATAACGACAGCATTGCATATCCAAGTTGGTTTTGGTTTTAGTGCTGGAATTATTGACTATTGCATTTCTTTTGCTCAATCATGAGGATTTGCTAATCATGCTACAGGTGCTTATCATATTACTTCAAATCCACTATGAGTATTATTATTAATTGTGGCTGCTGGTGGAGTTTATTTTATTGTATTTTATACATTAATTACTAAAATGAATATTGAAACACCAGGAAGAGAAGAAGATTTTGGTGTTGAAGAAAATAAAGTAACAACAAAATCAGAGTTAAGCAATAAAAATCTTAAAAGTGATAAATATACATTAATGGCAACAAAATTAATTGAAGCAATTGGTGCAGATAATTTTGTTGAAATTGATAATTGTGCTACTAGATTACGTTTGATTGTTAAAGATACATCACGTGTTAATTTGGCAAAAGTTAAGGCCGCAGGAGCATTTGGTACTAAAATTTTGAGTAAAGAAGCTTTGCAAATTGTTATTGGTACCGATGTTGAACATGTAGCCAATGCAATAAAGGCACAGTTACAAAATTCAGCAACTTTGAATATTAAAACTAAAGTTAATCTATAA
- a CDS encoding IS30 family transposase translates to MYHYFSTKLKKNYALDIIANFLKENKIKSISTKTLYNMFKTNRMGFDENNLLRKGKNKPHKQKETRGRINNCKSIHERNLIIPNIKNIEEFGHLEGDTIIGKDHKSSIITLADIWSKTTIPLATKNNKSENITKSIIKFISKLQKGTVKTITFDRGKEFSKWKLIEKNYNVKIYFADPSKPCQRGLNENNNGILRRYLPKSTDLSSYKQKDLNTIAFQINSTPRKSLSYKRPIDLIQLF, encoded by the coding sequence ATGTATCATTACTTTTCTACAAAATTAAAGAAAAATTATGCTCTTGATATAATTGCTAATTTTTTAAAGGAAAATAAAATAAAAAGTATTTCAACAAAAACTTTATATAACATGTTTAAAACAAATCGAATGGGTTTTGATGAAAATAACTTATTGAGAAAAGGAAAAAATAAACCTCACAAACAAAAAGAAACTAGGGGCAGAATTAATAATTGTAAGTCTATTCATGAAAGAAATTTAATCATTCCTAATATTAAAAATATAGAAGAATTTGGTCATTTAGAGGGTGATACTATCATTGGTAAAGATCATAAAAGTTCTATTATTACTTTAGCTGATATATGATCAAAAACCACAATTCCTTTAGCAACTAAAAATAATAAATCAGAAAATATTACAAAAAGTATAATAAAATTTATTTCAAAGTTACAAAAAGGAACAGTTAAAACTATTACTTTTGATCGTGGTAAAGAATTTAGTAAATGAAAATTAATCGAAAAAAATTATAATGTTAAGATTTATTTTGCAGATCCTAGTAAACCTTGTCAAAGAGGTTTAAATGAAAATAATAATGGTATTTTAAGAAGATATTTACCAAAATCTACAGATCTATCTTCATATAAACAAAAAGATTTAAATACTATAGCATTTCAAATTAATTCTACACCCAGAAAATCACTATCTTATAAAAGACCAATAGATTTAATACAATTATTTTAA